One window from the genome of Paenibacillus azoreducens encodes:
- a CDS encoding diphthine--ammonia ligase has product MTEDMNWKNGACGHKFIASFSGGKDSVLALYKAMQVGEAVGLIIMLEEEGKRSRSHGMPPEIIRAQAESVGLPVYTGAASWTDYESVFTGLLKQAKNKGAEALVTGDLDMPAHGCWHDKVTKNAGLKLGMPLWEMDHLEAVQEFINLGFVTMLVTVNLSLGMKEEDLGRVLTHEFVEELQARGIDPCGEGGEFHTTVIDGPIFKHPITVRKCEIVRDGDYAFLPLELDRMA; this is encoded by the coding sequence ATCACAGAAGATATGAACTGGAAAAACGGTGCCTGCGGGCATAAATTTATAGCTTCTTTTAGTGGTGGAAAAGATAGTGTTCTGGCTTTATATAAAGCCATGCAGGTAGGAGAAGCTGTTGGGCTGATTATCATGCTGGAGGAAGAAGGAAAGCGCTCCAGATCCCATGGCATGCCGCCCGAAATCATTCGCGCCCAAGCAGAATCGGTCGGCCTCCCGGTATATACCGGAGCAGCAAGCTGGACGGATTATGAATCCGTCTTTACGGGACTGTTAAAACAAGCCAAAAACAAAGGCGCCGAAGCATTGGTGACCGGAGATTTGGACATGCCTGCTCACGGCTGCTGGCATGATAAGGTGACGAAAAATGCCGGTTTGAAGCTGGGGATGCCGTTATGGGAGATGGATCATCTGGAAGCCGTTCAAGAATTTATAAATCTTGGCTTCGTCACGATGCTTGTCACGGTAAATCTATCGTTAGGGATGAAGGAGGAAGATTTGGGACGGGTTCTGACCCATGAATTTGTGGAAGAACTGCAGGCCCGCGGCATCGACCCCTGCGGCGAAGGCGGCGAATTTCATACGACGGTCATCGATGGGCCCATTTTTAAACATCCGATTACCGTTCGTAAATGTGAGATCGTTAGAGACGGCGACTATGCATTTTTGCCTTTAGAATTGGATCGGATGGCGTAG
- a CDS encoding HPr family phosphocarrier protein, whose protein sequence is MQKEFTVKNPMGIHARPAGEIVKKASSFPCKISFLVDDKKINAKSIVGVLAAGLHHGDTVTVVTDGEKEEEALNEIGALIESILE, encoded by the coding sequence ATGCAAAAAGAATTTACTGTTAAAAATCCAATGGGCATTCATGCCCGGCCTGCAGGTGAAATCGTGAAGAAAGCTTCCTCCTTTCCCTGCAAAATCAGTTTTTTAGTAGACGATAAAAAAATTAACGCTAAAAGTATCGTCGGCGTGCTGGCAGCTGGTTTGCACCATGGAGATACCGTCACCGTCGTTACCGATGGGGAAAAAGAAGAAGAAGCCCTCAATGAAATTGGGGCATTGATCGAATCTATTTTGGAATAA
- a CDS encoding nucleotidyltransferase domain-containing protein: protein MLNVFHVAQTLMDYVGKVYPEEVAIIAYYGSYAQGTATKRSDLDFDFIPATSKGYQASIQFIIDGISFDFWPISWERAERMASFQDEKTTIIADSKLLYVRSDEDRKRFMKLRDTISTMQGLENVQRMVEKAESELHNVYVHLYKMSRAGDSENITFYRTEAYGVLTKVLQSLALLNRTYYTRGFGKNKGQILSLPLKSAYLELLMETIMHSDVNTDILQACEKLTEETLKLVLDQKEKHYHSPSYPDRMKGFYEEIKGVLDKIITACEMNDYDTAFFSAVHVQDEIAAFLFYAETGHWPCDLIIDSSDLDIYKRLGFPDLVAMLNSRDLSRLQAAVEHLSTLLKGHLRTKGVEINCFENIEQFTAFLEEREGSA, encoded by the coding sequence ATGTTGAACGTATTTCATGTTGCCCAGACCCTTATGGATTATGTTGGAAAAGTTTATCCCGAAGAAGTTGCGATTATTGCTTATTACGGGTCATATGCTCAAGGAACTGCCACAAAGCGTTCTGACCTGGACTTCGATTTCATTCCAGCCACATCAAAAGGATACCAAGCGAGTATTCAGTTTATTATTGATGGCATAAGTTTTGATTTTTGGCCCATTAGTTGGGAACGAGCGGAAAGAATGGCCTCATTCCAAGACGAAAAAACCACGATTATCGCGGATTCTAAGCTTCTGTATGTTCGTTCGGACGAGGACCGAAAAAGATTTATGAAGCTTCGGGATACCATTTCTACAATGCAGGGCCTGGAAAATGTACAAAGGATGGTTGAAAAAGCAGAATCGGAGCTTCATAATGTTTATGTGCATTTGTATAAGATGAGCCGTGCTGGCGATTCCGAAAATATAACATTTTATAGAACAGAAGCATATGGAGTTTTAACGAAGGTATTACAAAGTCTTGCGCTTTTAAATAGAACTTATTATACAAGAGGTTTTGGAAAAAATAAGGGGCAAATTCTAAGTTTGCCATTGAAATCGGCGTACTTAGAGCTGCTTATGGAAACGATTATGCACAGCGACGTGAACACCGACATTCTTCAGGCTTGTGAAAAACTTACGGAAGAAACGCTTAAATTGGTGCTGGATCAAAAAGAAAAGCACTACCACTCTCCTTCTTACCCCGATAGAATGAAAGGCTTTTACGAGGAGATAAAGGGAGTTTTAGATAAAATCATTACGGCTTGCGAAATGAATGATTACGATACAGCATTTTTCTCTGCTGTCCATGTGCAGGACGAAATTGCCGCCTTCTTATTCTACGCGGAAACGGGACACTGGCCCTGCGACTTGATAATCGATTCATCCGATCTGGACATCTACAAGCGATTGGGATTCCCGGATCTGGTCGCAATGCTAAATTCCCGTGATTTATCGCGATTACAAGCCGCTGTAGAGCACTTAAGCACTCTCTTAAAGGGGCATCTCCGAACTAAAGGAGTCGAAATCAACTGTTTTGAAAACATTGAACAGTTCACAGCATTTCTTGAGGAGAGGGAGGGTTCAGCTTAA
- a CDS encoding sterol desaturase family protein: MKAKYAKEFFCFPDICIMCVLFLISFGFLIPNLTSIGPWIAFAFGMAAYSAAEYFTHRFLFHIKTPKNPFFLKLIKRLHYDHHVNPNNLHLLFLPVWYTLPNMAIAGAIAYFLTSSLVITNAFIAGVMIFLLFYEWKHYIAHRPVQPVSPWGRWMKKVHLWHHFKNENYWYGVTNPLYDWALGTFEDHKNVELSQTARNLEKRGK; this comes from the coding sequence ATGAAGGCTAAATATGCAAAAGAATTTTTCTGTTTCCCCGACATATGTATCATGTGCGTGCTGTTCCTGATCAGCTTTGGCTTTCTGATTCCAAATTTGACATCCATCGGGCCATGGATTGCGTTTGCCTTTGGGATGGCCGCATATTCTGCAGCCGAGTATTTCACGCACCGCTTTCTTTTCCACATCAAAACACCCAAGAATCCATTCTTTTTAAAACTGATTAAGCGCTTACATTATGATCATCATGTCAATCCAAACAACTTACATTTATTATTTTTGCCAGTATGGTACACTCTGCCCAACATGGCTATTGCCGGGGCGATCGCCTACTTCCTTACTTCAAGTCTCGTGATCACAAATGCTTTTATCGCGGGGGTAATGATATTTTTATTATTTTACGAGTGGAAGCATTATATCGCCCATCGCCCGGTCCAACCCGTGTCGCCGTGGGGGCGCTGGATGAAAAAGGTTCACCTATGGCATCATTTTAAAAATGAAAACTATTGGTACGGCGTGACAAACCCGTTGTATGACTGGGCGCTCGGGACATTTGAAGATCACAAAAACGTGGAGCTAAGCCAAACCGCACGGAATCTTGAAAAACGGGGCAAATAA
- a CDS encoding L-lactate permease translates to MLVETFDPFHNLMISSLVGAVPIISFLLCLTLFKMKGIHAALLNLVITFLISMFLFDLPFGESMGSVIQGVIQGIWPIGYIIIMAVWLYKTSVISGKFDILRASIAGISQDQRLQLLLIGFCFNAFLEGAAGFGVPIAICAVLLVSLGFKTLQAAMLCLISNGASGAFGAIGIPVAITGALNLKGNVTSMDVSMMTALTLPIINFTIPFLLIWLVDGFKGIKETLPAILVVSVTYTASQAMITLIMGPELADIIPSLLALGILALFSKKWQPKHIFLLNDRAVQTEKHTVVHIIKAWSPFYLLSIFVLIWSLPAFKGLFTEGGALDFTTLAFKIPGSTLISKIDLISATGTAILLAVLTTIMTTTSIGFSKGFSLFGKTVAEFWIPIVMICAILGIAKLMTYGGLTSAIGEKIAATGNFFPLLSPILGWIGVFMTGSVVNNNTLFAPIQATAGHIIGTNPALLVSANTAGGTMAKLISPQSIAIATAAVGETGQESVLTKMVLKYSIGFLTFVCIWTFVLSLLL, encoded by the coding sequence ATGCTAGTAGAAACCTTTGACCCATTTCACAATCTCATGATCTCCTCGCTTGTCGGGGCTGTTCCCATTATTTCATTCCTTTTATGTTTGACCCTATTTAAAATGAAAGGGATCCATGCAGCTTTACTGAACTTGGTGATTACCTTTTTGATTTCGATGTTTTTATTTGACTTGCCGTTCGGTGAATCCATGGGTAGTGTGATACAAGGCGTAATTCAAGGAATCTGGCCCATTGGTTACATTATTATTATGGCTGTTTGGTTATATAAGACATCCGTAATATCGGGAAAATTCGACATATTACGTGCGAGTATTGCCGGCATTTCGCAAGATCAGCGTCTTCAACTTTTACTCATTGGTTTTTGCTTTAATGCCTTTCTTGAAGGTGCTGCGGGTTTTGGCGTGCCCATCGCAATTTGCGCCGTTCTATTAGTTTCCTTAGGATTCAAAACTTTGCAAGCTGCCATGTTATGTCTAATCTCTAATGGTGCTTCCGGAGCGTTCGGAGCAATCGGAATTCCTGTTGCCATAACAGGTGCATTAAACTTAAAAGGTAATGTAACTTCCATGGATGTATCCATGATGACGGCGTTGACGTTGCCTATAATCAATTTTACCATTCCGTTTCTGCTCATTTGGTTAGTGGATGGATTTAAAGGAATTAAAGAAACTCTGCCAGCCATTTTAGTGGTATCTGTCACCTATACAGCATCTCAAGCCATGATTACATTGATAATGGGGCCTGAATTGGCTGATATCATTCCTTCTTTGCTAGCTTTAGGGATACTGGCCTTATTTTCGAAAAAATGGCAGCCAAAGCATATCTTCTTACTGAATGATCGAGCGGTTCAAACGGAAAAACATACGGTTGTTCATATTATCAAGGCTTGGTCTCCATTTTATTTATTAAGCATATTTGTTTTAATATGGAGCCTGCCTGCATTTAAAGGTCTGTTTACGGAAGGCGGGGCTCTGGATTTTACGACATTAGCCTTTAAAATACCGGGCTCTACGCTGATCTCGAAAATCGATTTAATAAGTGCAACGGGTACGGCCATCTTGCTTGCCGTCCTAACAACAATAATGACGACAACATCCATCGGTTTCTCAAAAGGATTTTCGCTCTTTGGAAAAACAGTTGCGGAATTTTGGATTCCCATTGTGATGATCTGCGCAATCCTAGGCATAGCTAAATTAATGACTTATGGCGGCTTAACAAGTGCAATAGGTGAAAAGATTGCGGCAACCGGAAACTTCTTTCCATTATTATCGCCAATTTTAGGCTGGATAGGGGTATTTATGACGGGGTCCGTCGTGAACAACAATACATTGTTTGCGCCGATTCAAGCCACTGCAGGCCATATTATAGGGACAAATCCGGCATTGCTGGTTTCCGCCAATACTGCGGGAGGCACGATGGCAAAACTCATTTCCCCGCAATCTATTGCCATTGCAACAGCTGCTGTCGGCGAAACAGGTCAAGAGTCTGTTTTAACGAAAATGGTTTTAAAATACAGTATAGGATTCCTGACCTTTGTATGTATTTGGACATTTGTATTATCATTGTTACTGTAA
- a CDS encoding BglG family transcription antiterminator: MNARQKRLLTFFLTKEPEFISIKELASKMDCSEKTIRNDFKVLDNWILKRSQAVLIRKPSAGVCLHAEDFEKKHLLQELDHVQVDMMQDHRKLCIAKLLLIRDEWVTIQELAEHFFTNRAVIREDLDELDEWAERYRLVLIRRQNYGVKLEGPERMKRCAISTIAEIAPAANKSSFEMIADWFAPSEKQMAECRLRRLESTLTFSFTDLAFQSLLFHVLIAYHRFKSGFTLNELPRDSDVIRKKTEYEQMKALVRDLDTAFAVSLPEEEILNLTLHLLGAKIHLDPALKPNEREDILKQLEPGIVTFTEDLIRRVSQKVSPSIVQDEDLRVLLAIHLDTAVARYRHGLIIVNPMLREIKKMYFYILEILYSVLPDLEKEYGIHLPEDEVGYVAVHFQSSLERNRQQQTATALIVCTMGIGISQLLRTKIKRSFDSVDIVATSSVTELNKSIRLYKPDFLISVAPLDEIDLPVCMISPLFTDADQQKLQHFIESRQNSKPVAHRFPVLRSMLDKSMIKIHTEKVHEKLLLVEMAEQLREKGYVEEGYTESMLKREAMSSTSIGGGILLPHGKNTLVRRSRVLLHKLKCPLTIENESIYFVFMLALRAEDLESQEQLFYELGEIVDDPVFLEKLKAQQTAVDLYDCF, from the coding sequence ATGAACGCAAGACAAAAACGTTTGCTTACTTTTTTTCTTACAAAAGAACCGGAGTTTATCTCGATCAAAGAGCTGGCTTCCAAAATGGACTGTTCGGAGAAAACGATCCGCAACGATTTCAAGGTTTTGGACAACTGGATTTTAAAGCGCTCTCAAGCGGTACTGATCCGTAAACCAAGCGCTGGTGTTTGCCTGCATGCGGAAGATTTTGAGAAAAAACATCTGCTGCAGGAATTAGACCATGTCCAAGTAGACATGATGCAGGATCACCGCAAACTGTGTATCGCCAAGCTGCTTTTAATTCGTGACGAGTGGGTGACGATCCAGGAACTAGCCGAGCATTTCTTCACCAATCGAGCGGTTATACGGGAAGACTTGGACGAACTGGACGAATGGGCGGAGCGGTATCGTCTTGTTTTGATACGCAGACAAAACTACGGCGTAAAACTGGAGGGGCCGGAACGAATGAAGCGGTGTGCCATTTCCACCATCGCCGAGATTGCTCCCGCTGCAAACAAAAGCAGCTTTGAAATGATAGCCGACTGGTTTGCTCCAAGTGAAAAACAGATGGCCGAATGCCGCCTGCGGAGACTCGAAAGCACGCTTACCTTCAGCTTTACGGACCTGGCCTTCCAATCTCTGCTGTTCCATGTGTTAATTGCCTATCACCGCTTTAAATCGGGGTTCACGTTGAATGAGCTGCCCAGAGATTCTGATGTCATCCGGAAAAAAACCGAATATGAACAAATGAAGGCATTAGTCCGGGATTTGGATACCGCTTTTGCCGTTTCCCTCCCGGAAGAGGAAATATTAAACTTGACCCTTCATCTGCTCGGCGCCAAAATTCATCTTGATCCTGCCTTGAAACCTAATGAACGTGAAGATATATTGAAACAACTGGAGCCGGGAATTGTAACCTTTACCGAAGATTTGATTAGAAGAGTCAGCCAAAAGGTAAGCCCTTCCATCGTTCAGGATGAAGATCTGAGAGTTCTTCTGGCCATCCATCTTGACACAGCAGTGGCCCGATACAGACATGGTCTGATCATTGTGAATCCGATGCTAAGAGAAATCAAGAAAATGTACTTTTATATTCTTGAGATTCTGTATTCTGTGCTGCCTGACCTTGAGAAGGAGTATGGAATCCATCTGCCTGAGGATGAGGTGGGTTATGTGGCCGTTCATTTCCAATCCTCCCTTGAGAGGAATAGGCAGCAGCAAACGGCAACAGCTCTTATAGTCTGTACGATGGGAATAGGCATCTCACAACTGCTGCGGACAAAAATAAAACGGTCGTTTGACTCTGTAGATATTGTCGCCACCTCCTCTGTTACAGAGTTGAATAAGTCTATAAGATTGTACAAACCTGATTTCCTGATCAGTGTAGCGCCTTTAGATGAGATTGATTTACCGGTTTGCATGATTTCCCCGCTCTTTACTGATGCTGATCAGCAGAAGCTGCAGCATTTTATAGAATCAAGGCAAAACAGCAAACCGGTTGCCCATCGTTTTCCTGTTCTCCGGAGCATGCTCGACAAATCCATGATCAAGATTCACACCGAAAAAGTTCACGAGAAACTTTTGCTGGTAGAAATGGCCGAACAACTCCGGGAAAAGGGATATGTTGAGGAAGGATACACGGAATCCATGCTTAAAAGGGAAGCGATGTCCTCCACTTCGATCGGCGGCGGCATTCTTCTTCCCCACGGAAAAAACACGTTGGTGAGGCGGAGCAGGGTTCTTTTACACAAGTTGAAGTGTCCTCTTACTATAGAAAACGAGTCTATCTATTTTGTGTTTATGCTGGCTTTAAGAGCCGAGGATTTGGAAAGCCAGGAGCAGCTGTTTTATGAGCTTGGGGAGATCGTAGACGATCCCGTCTTTTTAGAGAAATTAAAAGCTCAGCAAACAGCTGTAGACTTATATGATTGTTTCTAG
- the ptsP gene encoding phosphoenolpyruvate--protein phosphotransferase has protein sequence MIELQGIAAASGYAMGPAFILQDTQAEIIRRTLPPEETELEIKRLESTVDQSIAELEELKAWTEETIDEEHAKIFATHILVLQDEEYIGRAKEMIQNGRINAEAALNDATEEIVALFESMDNEYLRERAADIRDVSKRMMKHLLGLEADGLDQVKDPVVLLANDLTPSDTAQLDREKIAGFATNIGGHTSHSAIMARSMEIPAVVGLNEVTSKVKPGDYVILDGAKGTLLINPPESVIASYQVLQQQYNACMQELKKFHDQPSVTADGHLLEIVSNVGNPQDAYAAKRSGAEGIGLYRTEFLYMGCESLPSEEVQFDAYKVVAEIFGSTAPVVIRTLDIGGDKELPYMDLPKEANPFLGYRAIRLCLDRKDIFKTQLRAILRASAFGNIKLMYPMIATMQELREANSILAEAKQELDKENIPYNREMEVGMMIEVPSAALIADILIQEVDFFSIGTNDLVQYTMAADRMNERVSYLSEPLNPAILRLIRNVIHAAHQHGKWVGMCGEMAGNLTAIPILVGLGLDEFSMSTGSILSARALMSKLNRAEMQALAEEALNMTSAEEIKQYVNNKVPAVAELTL, from the coding sequence ATGATAGAACTACAAGGAATTGCTGCAGCTTCCGGTTATGCGATGGGGCCTGCCTTTATTCTTCAAGATACGCAGGCAGAGATTATAAGACGAACGCTGCCTCCTGAGGAAACGGAATTGGAAATAAAACGTTTGGAGTCCACGGTGGATCAATCCATCGCCGAGCTGGAAGAGTTGAAGGCATGGACAGAGGAAACCATAGATGAAGAACATGCTAAAATTTTTGCCACCCATATTCTTGTTCTTCAAGATGAGGAGTATATCGGCAGGGCGAAAGAAATGATTCAGAACGGCCGGATTAACGCCGAGGCCGCACTAAACGATGCAACCGAGGAAATCGTTGCTTTGTTCGAAAGCATGGACAACGAGTACTTGCGGGAACGTGCAGCGGATATCCGCGACGTAAGCAAACGGATGATGAAACATCTGCTTGGGTTGGAAGCCGACGGACTCGACCAAGTGAAGGATCCTGTTGTTCTGCTCGCCAATGACCTGACTCCATCGGACACTGCCCAGCTGGACCGCGAAAAAATTGCCGGCTTCGCTACCAATATCGGGGGTCATACTTCTCACTCAGCGATTATGGCCCGCTCCATGGAAATTCCCGCCGTCGTTGGTCTGAATGAAGTAACATCGAAAGTAAAACCAGGCGATTATGTGATCCTGGACGGGGCCAAAGGAACCTTGCTCATTAATCCGCCGGAATCCGTTATTGCCTCCTATCAAGTACTTCAGCAGCAATATAATGCCTGCATGCAGGAGTTGAAAAAGTTCCATGATCAACCGTCCGTAACCGCTGATGGCCATCTTCTTGAGATTGTATCAAATGTCGGGAATCCTCAGGACGCATACGCAGCTAAACGCAGTGGAGCCGAAGGGATCGGCTTGTACCGTACGGAGTTTCTTTACATGGGATGCGAAAGTCTGCCTTCCGAGGAAGTACAGTTCGATGCTTACAAGGTGGTCGCAGAAATATTCGGCAGCACAGCCCCTGTCGTTATCCGGACGCTCGATATCGGCGGGGACAAAGAGCTCCCGTATATGGATCTTCCTAAAGAAGCAAATCCGTTTCTAGGTTACCGGGCGATCAGGCTGTGTTTGGATCGGAAGGACATTTTCAAAACCCAACTGCGCGCGATACTCCGTGCCAGCGCTTTCGGCAACATTAAGCTAATGTACCCGATGATTGCAACCATGCAGGAGCTTAGAGAAGCAAATAGCATCCTGGCCGAGGCCAAGCAGGAACTGGACAAGGAAAACATTCCTTATAACCGTGAAATGGAAGTCGGAATGATGATTGAAGTTCCATCCGCCGCCCTGATCGCAGACATTCTTATCCAAGAAGTTGATTTTTTCAGTATCGGTACTAACGATCTTGTACAATATACGATGGCGGCCGATCGGATGAATGAGCGGGTCTCCTACTTATCGGAACCGCTCAATCCGGCTATACTGCGTTTAATCCGCAATGTCATTCATGCCGCGCATCAACACGGCAAATGGGTAGGCATGTGCGGGGAAATGGCTGGCAATCTGACGGCCATCCCGATATTGGTGGGTCTGGGGCTTGATGAATTCAGCATGAGCACAGGGTCCATTCTCTCCGCCCGGGCACTGATGAGCAAGCTGAACCGAGCGGAGATGCAGGCACTGGCGGAAGAGGCTCTTAACATGACATCAGCAGAAGAAATCAAACAATATGTGAATAACAAAGTTCCTGCCGTGGCAGAACTAACTCTATAA
- a CDS encoding sigma-70 family RNA polymerase sigma factor produces the protein MDIHKLVKKAQKGNEKAFLELFQQHEEAIYRIAYTYLKNKEDALDVVQETAYRSFKSIAGLREANYFKTWLIRIAINQSISILKQRKKVIPLPPEYTEQQADSSSEEDIPLSVTLQELLDELDTHEKSVILLKYYQGYTFQVISDMLEIPLGSTKSILYRGLNKLRKSLKRGEIS, from the coding sequence ATGGATATACATAAGCTCGTCAAAAAAGCGCAAAAGGGCAATGAGAAGGCATTTCTTGAGCTGTTTCAGCAGCATGAGGAAGCGATATACCGGATCGCCTACACATATCTGAAAAACAAAGAAGATGCGCTTGATGTGGTTCAAGAGACGGCATACCGCTCTTTCAAATCCATCGCGGGCTTGCGCGAGGCAAACTACTTCAAGACATGGCTCATCAGAATAGCGATCAACCAGTCCATTTCAATCCTGAAGCAAAGGAAAAAGGTCATCCCGCTGCCGCCGGAATATACCGAGCAACAGGCTGATAGTTCTAGTGAGGAGGATATTCCTCTCTCGGTCACGCTGCAGGAACTGCTGGACGAACTGGATACTCACGAGAAAAGCGTCATCTTGCTCAAATATTATCAGGGGTACACGTTTCAAGTGATCTCGGACATGCTTGAGATCCCTCTTGGCTCAACGAAATCGATTCTATATCGGGGGTTAAACAAACTGCGGAAAAGTCTGAAAAGGGGTGAAATATCGTGA
- a CDS encoding copper amine oxidase N-terminal domain-containing protein — translation MRKIMMTSLLALGLVFMSQPLISHAAQSDDEKRPVEVNVNGKFISMDVHPIMDNTRLFIPIRSLSSLGLSYSWNPSTKIAAVKNKNGEYLKITVGSNIAYKANQPIKMDQAAKSNDGRVLVPIRFVTETLGYNVQYDEIRRLVFVTSKDYKFDMKTIYQDDTLAARKAAISLPITADFKPTLGVSGIYHEYRFPLGSAETYIFFDGRFYTFVQIQNGKAVATGQLDESDYSRTAGNVPPNMIFDTDPIMEPFRHSVLFYETRKDGTATTTAVYKGDQGGGGSINAEMKVYSDIIQALPNEQ, via the coding sequence ATGAGGAAAATAATGATGACGTCGCTTCTAGCTTTAGGTCTGGTTTTCATGAGTCAACCCCTTATTTCCCATGCAGCGCAAAGTGATGATGAAAAAAGACCCGTCGAAGTCAATGTAAATGGAAAATTCATTTCTATGGATGTACATCCGATCATGGATAACACCCGGTTGTTTATTCCGATTCGATCCTTGTCCTCTTTAGGGTTGTCGTACAGCTGGAATCCTTCTACTAAAATAGCTGCGGTAAAAAACAAGAATGGGGAATACTTGAAAATTACAGTAGGCAGTAACATAGCTTATAAAGCCAATCAGCCGATTAAAATGGACCAAGCCGCTAAAAGCAATGATGGACGCGTGCTCGTTCCAATCCGTTTTGTAACCGAAACTTTAGGTTATAACGTTCAATATGATGAGATTCGCAGATTGGTCTTTGTTACTTCCAAGGACTATAAGTTCGATATGAAAACCATTTATCAAGACGATACGCTCGCTGCTCGAAAAGCTGCAATTTCCTTGCCGATCACGGCTGATTTTAAACCAACGCTTGGTGTTTCAGGCATCTATCACGAATATAGATTTCCTCTGGGAAGCGCGGAAACGTACATTTTTTTTGACGGCCGTTTTTATACTTTTGTGCAAATCCAGAATGGCAAAGCAGTCGCAACGGGCCAATTGGACGAAAGTGATTATTCCCGTACGGCAGGCAACGTTCCTCCTAATATGATTTTCGATACGGATCCGATCATGGAGCCTTTTCGTCATAGCGTTCTCTTCTATGAAACGAGAAAAGACGGAACCGCTACTACTACGGCAGTCTATAAAGGTGACCAAGGGGGCGGCGGCTCAATTAACGCTGAAATGAAGGTGTACTCGGATATCATTCAAGCACTTCCCAATGAACAATAG
- a CDS encoding YdeI/OmpD-associated family protein: protein MSKSIVEKLGLQKYKRVAILNQPEGTDYFAELTGYDTALNGNAYDLIFAFVLDLESLKELVNRVIERQHLQKNGYLFAAYPKKGNKVYATFIHRDDLLAGLGSDEQGYIGTSNIKFARMVGLDDVFTVVGFKEDAKGRGQTSSKPSQCVDDYISLIPNVEKDLEDTPELLAIYQSLTPGYRKDWARYVYSAKQEATQAKRREEMKMILQAGYKSRDLYRKDHP, encoded by the coding sequence TTGTCAAAATCTATTGTGGAAAAATTGGGTCTGCAAAAGTACAAGCGAGTGGCGATATTAAATCAGCCTGAAGGCACGGATTATTTCGCAGAGTTGACAGGTTATGATACAGCACTCAACGGGAATGCGTATGATCTCATATTTGCTTTTGTGCTGGATCTGGAGTCGTTAAAGGAGCTTGTGAACCGCGTCATTGAACGGCAGCATCTGCAAAAGAATGGCTATCTTTTTGCGGCATATCCTAAAAAGGGAAATAAAGTGTACGCTACGTTCATCCACCGCGATGATTTGCTTGCGGGACTCGGAAGCGATGAGCAGGGGTATATTGGGACAAGCAATATTAAATTTGCGCGCATGGTGGGGTTGGACGATGTTTTTACAGTTGTCGGTTTCAAGGAGGATGCAAAGGGTAGAGGCCAGACGTCTTCCAAACCAAGTCAGTGCGTGGATGATTATATTTCATTGATTCCCAACGTGGAGAAGGATTTGGAGGATACCCCGGAGTTGCTCGCTATTTACCAATCTCTTACCCCAGGGTACCGTAAAGATTGGGCTCGTTATGTGTACAGCGCCAAACAAGAGGCAACACAAGCGAAACGCCGGGAAGAAATGAAAATGATTCTCCAGGCAGGTTATAAAAGCCGCGATCTTTATCGTAAGGATCATCCATAG
- a CDS encoding alpha/beta-type small acid-soluble spore protein — protein MSRRNRKYAVPGAERGMQTFKAEVMRREGYDVDPNHPDDVKYEVAKELGVPLKPDGNGDLTTESVGHVGGKIGGSMVREMIRLAQQQMVDQEKK, from the coding sequence ATGTCCAGAAGAAACAGGAAATACGCGGTACCCGGAGCCGAACGCGGGATGCAGACATTCAAAGCCGAAGTGATGAGACGCGAAGGTTATGATGTGGATCCAAACCATCCGGATGACGTGAAATATGAAGTGGCCAAAGAGTTAGGCGTTCCGCTCAAGCCGGATGGCAACGGCGATTTGACAACCGAATCGGTTGGTCATGTCGGAGGGAAAATCGGCGGTTCCATGGTTCGCGAAATGATCCGGCTCGCGCAGCAGCAGATGGTGGATCAAGAAAAAAAGTAA